The nucleotide sequence ATATAGCCAGGAGCGCAGTTGAAGCGATCACGATTCCTGTCGAACCGATCAGCTCATCCTTACTCGACCAGGAGACCTTCTGCATCTCCACCTTGACTTCAGCCACAAACCGTGTAATTTTTGAAAAAATCTTCATGTTTATATTTTCCAAGGTGG is from Candidatus Gorgyraea atricola and encodes:
- the secE gene encoding preprotein translocase subunit SecE, yielding MKIFSKITRFVAEVKVEMQKVSWSSKDELIGSTGIVIASTALLAIFIGIVDLILSRFINILLR